In Acanthopagrus latus isolate v.2019 chromosome 16, fAcaLat1.1, whole genome shotgun sequence, one DNA window encodes the following:
- the lingo2b gene encoding leucine-rich repeat and immunoglobulin-like domain-containing nogo receptor-interacting protein 2b, translating to MIEGNVGKRDMRHPALHHCHLFVGGALLLLLVSPALGCPARCECSAQSKSVSCHRKRLPTIPEGIPIETRVLDLSKNKLRIITPDNFSSFLQLEDLDLSDNLISVVEPGSFRSQLALRSLNIRSNLLQLVPAGVLSGLSNLTRLDLSHNRLVVLLDHAFQDLRKLSSLEVGDNELVFISQRAFTGLLGLQSLTLERSNLTVVPTDALGHLHSLVELHMRYLSIGFLKPFSFKRLSRLRRLDIDYWPWLDTLPPHSLHGLNLTTLFITNTNLSVFPGAALRNLLYLTHLNLSYCRIQHIHQGELGQLPHLVELRLQGAHLVSIEPFAFVGLKSLQLLDVSHNRLDSLERGVFASPDSLQRLCLGGNPLVCDCRLLWLLSSHKPPSLQVVDDQPECSAPEHLLGKTLRDLKEPLVSRYMTCTKPRIGPNTTQLLMADEGQPAHLSCMAEGAPRPSVVWITPHRRYITAKSSGRVEVQPDGTLEIKAAELHDSGVYLCIASNPAGNASLSASLAVKSLGIGDRSHYINRSTNYLTDSNSTWGNGTVLYNMTVPIDIKTIIISTAMGCLSFLGVVIFCFLLLFAWSRGKGRHKSNFDIEYVPRKSNGASAEATESSGPRRVNMKMI from the coding sequence ATGATAGAGGGCAACGTGGGTAAAAGAGACATGCGACACCCAGCCCTGCACCACTGCCACCTCTTCGTGGGCGGGGCCTTGCTGCTTCTCCTGGTCAGCCCGGCTCTAGGCTGCCCCGCCCGATGTGAGTGCTCTGCCCAAAGCAAGTCCGTCAGTTGCCACCGCAAGCGCCTGCCGACCATCCCTGAAGGCATCCCCATTGAGACACGCGTCCTGGACCTCAGCAAGAACAAGCTACGCATCATCACACCAGACAACTTCTCCTCATTCCTGCAGCTGGAGGACCTGGACCTTAGCGACAACCTCATCAGTGTGGTTGAGCCAGGCTCATTTCGTTCTCAGCTTGCTCTGCGCTCACTCAACATTCGCAGCAACTTGCTTCAGCTGGTTCCTGCCGGCGTGCTGTCAGGCCTTTCCAATCTCACCCGCCTTGACCTCAGCCACAACCGACTGGTGGTTCTCCTGGATCATGCCTTTCAAGATCTGCGCAAATTGTCATCCCTGGAGGTGGGTGATAATGAGCTGGTTTTCATCTCACAGCGGGCCTTTACAGGATTACTTGGACTCCAAAGTCTAACCCTGGAACGTTCCAATCTGACTGTGGTCCCGACTGATGCTCTGGGACATCTGCACAGCCTGGTTGAACTGCACATGCGCTACTTGAGCATTGGTTTCTTAAAGCCATTCTCCTTTAAGAGGTTATCGCGTCTTCGCAGACTAGATATTGATTACTGGCCCTGGCTGGACACACTGCCTCCCCACTCATTGCATGGCCTCAACCTCACAACGTTGTTCATAACCAACACTAACCTGTCTGTGTTCCCAGGTGCAGCATTGCGCAATCTGCTCTACCTCACACATCTCAACTTGTCCTACTGCCGCATCCAACACATCCATCAGGGAGAGCTGGGTCAACTCCCACACCTGGTGGAGCTCCGCCTCCAAGGGGCTCATCTAGTTTCTATTGAGCCTTTTGCATTTGTAGGCCTCAAATCCTTGCAACTCCTGGATGTGTCACACAACCGTCTGGACTCTCTGGAGAGGGGAGTGTTTGCCTCACCAGACAGCCTCCAGAGGCTCTGTCTGGGTGGAAACCCATTAGTGTGCGACTGCAGATTGCTTTGGCTGCTCAGTAGCCACAAGCCACCTTCTTTGCAGGTTGTGGATGACCAGCCAGAGTGCAGCGCCCCTGAACACCTCTTGGGGAAAACTCTCCGTGACCTCAAGGAACCACTGGTTTCAAGGTACATGACCTGCACCAAACCAAGGATTGGACCCAACACTACCCAGCTGCTAATGGCTGATGAGGGTCAGCCTGCCCACCTGAGCTGCATGGCAGAGGGAGCTCCTCGGCCCTCAGTGGTCTGGATTACACCCCACAGACGCTACATCACAGCCAAGAGCAGTGGTAGGGTTGAAGTCCAACCAGACGGTACCCTGGAGATCAAGGCAGCAGAGCTGCATGACAGTGGGGTTTACTTGTGTATTGCCAGTAACCCTGCTGGCAATGCCAGTCTGTCAGCCTCTTTAGCTGTAAAGAGCCTGGGCATTGGGGACAGATCACACTATATCAACAGGAGCACAAACTATCTGACAGACTCTAACAGCACATGGGGGAATGGGACAGTACTGTACAACATGACAGTCCCTATAGACATTAAGACTATCATCATATCTACAGCCATGGGCTGCCTGTCCTTCTTGGGTGTGGTCATCTTCTGCTTCCTGCTTCTGTTTGCCTGGAGCCGAGGAAAAGGGCGCCACAAGAGCAACTTTGATATTGAGTATGTCCCTCGCAAATCCAACGGGGCATCAGCAGAGGCAACAGAAAGCAGTGGCCCACGACGGGtcaacatgaaaatgatttga